One part of the Candidatus Borreliella tachyglossi genome encodes these proteins:
- the rsmI gene encoding 16S rRNA (cytidine(1402)-2'-O)-methyltransferase has product MLYIVGTPIGNLGDITYRAVDTLKLVDVIFAEDTRITKRLLSRYGIIKKLISCNAVIENKRIGLLLEYLSSGKSVAFVSDAGTPCLSDPGGLLVGAALKDGHKVCPIPGASSFSTVTSVNPFKDKVILFEGFLPNKGIKRVKRIEELYNRGDAFVLLESSHRILKLLSEISLVDLGANVLVGREMTKVYEEYKVGNPLELKKYFEENKRNKGEFTVLVSRKSKT; this is encoded by the coding sequence GTGTTGTATATCGTTGGAACACCCATAGGTAATTTAGGCGATATTACATATCGTGCAGTTGATACTTTAAAATTAGTGGATGTTATATTTGCTGAGGATACAAGAATTACCAAAAGACTTTTATCTCGTTATGGTATTATTAAAAAGTTAATTTCTTGTAATGCAGTAATAGAAAATAAGAGAATTGGTTTGCTATTGGAGTACTTATCTAGTGGAAAAAGTGTAGCTTTCGTTAGTGATGCTGGTACACCTTGTCTTAGTGATCCTGGTGGATTGCTTGTTGGTGCAGCACTTAAAGATGGGCATAAAGTTTGTCCTATTCCAGGCGCTAGTTCTTTCAGTACAGTTACCAGTGTGAATCCTTTTAAGGATAAGGTTATACTCTTTGAGGGTTTTTTGCCAAATAAAGGCATTAAGAGGGTTAAAAGGATTGAAGAGCTTTATAATAGAGGTGATGCATTTGTTCTTCTTGAATCCAGTCATAGAATTTTGAAATTGTTGTCTGAAATTTCTTTAGTAGATCTAGGAGCCAATGTTCTTGTTGGGCGTGAGATGACAAAAGTATATGAAGAGTATAAGGTTGGTAATCCCTTGGAGTTGAAAAAGTATTTTGAAGAAAATAAGAGAAATAAAGGAGAGTTTACAGTTTTAGTTAGTAGAAAATCTAAAACCTGA
- the recF gene encoding DNA replication/repair protein RecF (All proteins in this family for which functions are known are DNA-binding proteins that assist the filamentation of RecA onto DNA for the initiation of recombination or recombinational repair.) has translation MIRKIELFNFKNIENQVINFNFNNVYFYGENGSGKTNILDAIYCLAFASSFLVSTDRELVKYGETEFYLKCFYKTAERNGEINLSFRNGKKEIRVNNGIIKDRKELIFNIPAIIFSNYDIDFIVGAPAKKRWFFDQAISLVSLSYLDILRRYRKILKQRNLILRQGDRNLLKVYNETFVDCALEITKMRENFIKHFYEFFKYYYSFIFDISSSLEIKYVPSVKCDNRDELLKNLLLRERDELFEKSTLMGPHRDLYEVLNGDRVFTNHSSTGQNRTLSLIYRLVQVLIFNKRFGIAPILLFDDVFLELDSIRRRRVFEILPKSSQCFFTFLDDAYDIKRDSSFVVYRVKDGRFEL, from the coding sequence ATGATAAGAAAAATTGAGCTTTTTAATTTTAAAAATATAGAAAATCAGGTTATTAATTTCAATTTTAATAATGTTTATTTCTATGGAGAGAATGGTTCAGGTAAGACGAACATACTTGATGCTATCTATTGTCTTGCTTTTGCATCTTCGTTTTTAGTGAGTACTGACAGAGAACTTGTTAAGTACGGGGAGACTGAATTTTATTTGAAGTGTTTTTATAAAACTGCAGAAAGGAATGGGGAAATTAATTTATCATTTAGAAATGGAAAGAAAGAAATAAGGGTGAATAATGGTATTATAAAAGACAGAAAAGAATTAATATTTAATATTCCGGCAATTATTTTTTCAAATTATGATATTGATTTTATTGTTGGAGCTCCTGCTAAGAAGAGATGGTTTTTTGATCAGGCAATAAGTCTTGTTTCTTTGAGCTACTTAGATATTCTTAGGAGGTATCGAAAAATTTTGAAACAGCGAAATTTGATTTTAAGGCAAGGGGATAGAAACTTACTTAAAGTTTATAATGAAACTTTTGTTGATTGTGCACTTGAGATAACAAAAATGAGAGAAAATTTTATTAAGCACTTTTATGAGTTTTTTAAGTACTATTATTCCTTTATTTTTGATATTTCTTCTAGTTTAGAGATTAAATATGTGCCTTCTGTTAAATGTGATAATAGGGATGAACTTTTAAAAAACTTACTTTTAAGAGAGAGAGATGAGCTTTTTGAGAAGAGTACTTTAATGGGGCCTCACAGAGATTTATATGAGGTGTTAAATGGTGATAGAGTTTTTACAAATCATTCCTCAACAGGTCAAAACAGAACACTTTCTTTGATTTATAGACTTGTCCAGGTTCTTATTTTTAATAAAAGATTTGGTATAGCTCCTATTTTGCTTTTCGATGATGTGTTTCTTGAGTTAGATAGTATAAGAAGAAGAAGAGTTTTCGAGATTTTGCCAAAAAGTTCTCAGTGCTTTTTCACATTTTTAGATGATGCCTATGATATTAAACGAGACAGTAGTTTTGTGGTATACAGGGTTAAGGATGGAAGATTTGAACTTTAA
- the dnaN gene encoding DNA polymerase III subunit beta: MNDTILIKEGENLNEKFILCDTEQISSEIDKAKSIILNRNINDIWSAILLEIKNSNLTIKSTDRNIFFESTIPIVSTENFKVLINASNFSDAVKALNLYNELKINFNEHENKLCIIGETENKDNIKTNDQLNEPTFSVEEIENYNCEINGETYNFTVELSQREFKKIINKVSFSASTDESKNVLNGIYFTKDKNSTLMFVSTNGHRMSMYKTELIFEEDISFIVPVKMLNLLKQMVTGEGMVKIKTSDEKFYVEFNNYKISCSLISGNYPDYESIIPTEQKNKSSVEVSILKDRLSRVSSYTDRRSKKVILSFSAEQLRLMAEDPITGRKGEFFVMDPHYDYDGDEEVIAINSVYLTEAISVFDTSKLEIKFSQGNVLRLSELGNTDFMHLIMPMILN, from the coding sequence ATGAATGATACTATACTAATTAAGGAGGGTGAAAATTTGAACGAAAAATTTATACTATGCGACACAGAGCAAATCTCAAGTGAGATTGACAAAGCCAAAAGTATAATCTTAAACAGGAACATAAACGACATTTGGAGTGCAATTCTACTCGAAATAAAGAATTCCAATCTTACAATAAAATCAACAGACAGAAACATATTCTTTGAAAGCACAATACCAATCGTATCGACGGAGAATTTTAAGGTATTGATCAATGCTTCCAACTTTTCAGATGCGGTAAAAGCATTGAATTTATATAATGAATTAAAAATAAACTTTAATGAACATGAAAATAAACTATGTATAATTGGAGAGACAGAGAACAAAGATAACATTAAGACAAATGATCAACTTAACGAGCCAACTTTCTCCGTTGAAGAGATTGAAAACTATAATTGCGAAATCAATGGCGAAACTTACAACTTTACAGTTGAATTGAGTCAAAGAGAATTTAAAAAAATTATAAACAAGGTTTCATTCTCAGCATCTACTGATGAATCTAAGAATGTCTTAAATGGTATTTATTTTACAAAAGATAAAAACTCTACATTAATGTTCGTTTCTACTAATGGACATAGAATGTCCATGTATAAAACTGAATTAATATTTGAAGAAGATATTAGTTTTATTGTACCTGTTAAAATGCTTAATCTTTTAAAGCAGATGGTGACAGGGGAAGGAATGGTAAAAATTAAGACTTCTGATGAGAAATTTTATGTTGAATTTAATAATTACAAAATATCTTGCAGCCTTATAAGCGGAAATTATCCCGACTATGAAAGCATTATACCAACAGAGCAAAAAAATAAATCCTCAGTTGAGGTTAGTATTTTAAAAGATAGGCTTTCAAGAGTGAGTTCTTATACAGACAGAAGGTCTAAGAAAGTTATTTTGAGTTTTTCAGCTGAACAACTAAGACTTATGGCAGAAGATCCTATTACAGGAAGAAAGGGAGAGTTTTTCGTAATGGATCCTCATTATGATTATGATGGGGATGAAGAGGTTATAGCTATTAATAGTGTTTATCTTACTGAAGCAATTAGTGTATTTGATACTTCAAAGCTAGAGATAAAATTCAGTCAAGGAAATGTATTAAGGCTGAGTGAACTAGGTAATACGGACTTCATGCATTTAATAATGCCTATGATTCTAAATTGA
- a CDS encoding DUF1893 domain-containing protein encodes MISGLNPTLRLFKDHRILYSNMERGLKSLLEVDNFINKYIQNKEGLEIYDKVVGKAAAIIIYNIGLQNVQAGVISQPAKDFLESRGIKVTFKKLVEKINDKAENLIESLENPEEVYKYMIKSGIIHNNS; translated from the coding sequence ATGATATCAGGATTGAATCCTACATTAAGATTGTTTAAGGATCATAGAATACTTTATTCTAATATGGAAAGAGGTTTAAAATCCCTTTTAGAGGTCGATAATTTTATTAATAAGTATATTCAAAATAAAGAAGGTTTGGAAATTTATGATAAGGTTGTAGGCAAGGCAGCTGCTATTATTATATATAATATTGGTCTTCAAAATGTTCAGGCAGGAGTTATTTCTCAGCCAGCAAAGGACTTTTTGGAAAGTAGAGGAATAAAGGTTACTTTTAAAAAATTGGTAGAGAAGATAAATGACAAGGCTGAGAATTTGATTGAAAGCTTAGAAAATCCCGAAGAAGTTTATAAGTATATGATAAAAAGTGGAATTATTCATAATAATTCCTAA
- the gyrA gene encoding DNA topoisomerase (ATP-hydrolyzing) subunit A encodes MAIKEGREQILNIKIEDEVKTSYLNYAMSVIVSRALPDVRDGLKPVHRRILYSMHEMGLRADKPFKKAGRIVGDVLGKYHPHGDQSIYEALVRLAQEFSLRYPIISGQGNFGSIDGDPPAAMRYTEARMARIAEELVKDIDKHTVDFRPNYDDSLSEPEVLPAAFPFLLVNGSSGIAVGMATNMAPHNLKEICDAVVYMLDNDNVSINDLIAIVKGPDFPTAAEIIYNDSLIKAYITGKGSIVIRAKYHIEEKLEDHSAIIITQIPYAVNKSSLLMKVALLAKEERLEGISDIRDESDREGIRIVLEIKKGFDPHVVMNLLYEYTDLRKNFSINNLALVDGIPKQLSLEELLSEFIKYRKEIVRRRVEFDLKKAREKAHILEGLNVALKNIDKVIKIIKSSRVVKDARETIINEFHLSEIQANSILDMKLHRLTSLEIEKLEEEFTLILGLIKDYEDILLNPVRIVDIIRKEIINLSLKFGDERRTKIIYDEEVLKTSMSDLMQRENVIVMLTKRGFIKRIVQDEYKLQGIGGRGLGSFDLQDEDQVNISLCVNTHDFLLMISNEGKLYVINAYEIKDTSRSSKGQNIRELINLGETEEILTIKNSNELSVDNYLLITTANGKIARIGTEGFKAIKSRGVIIIRLDDKDFVTSAEIVSGNEKIICISMRGNSFIFNSNDIRLTNRGTQGVFGMKVKEGDIFIKALGVRQGSHLLIVSENGYGKRLEISRLSTLKRGATGYASYKKSDEKAGGIVDAITVSQDDEILLVSKSSKVLRTLVGKISEQGKDARGIQVISLDEDKLVSVSKFIK; translated from the coding sequence ATGGCAATTAAAGAAGGTAGAGAGCAAATATTAAATATTAAAATAGAAGATGAGGTTAAAACCTCTTATTTAAATTATGCAATGTCTGTTATTGTTTCAAGAGCCCTTCCTGATGTTAGGGATGGTCTTAAACCTGTGCACAGGAGAATCCTTTATTCGATGCATGAAATGGGACTTAGGGCTGATAAGCCATTTAAGAAAGCTGGAAGAATAGTTGGTGATGTTCTTGGGAAGTATCATCCTCATGGTGATCAGTCGATTTATGAGGCACTTGTGAGGCTTGCACAAGAATTTTCTTTAAGATATCCTATAATAAGTGGGCAGGGAAATTTTGGTTCTATTGATGGCGATCCCCCTGCTGCTATGAGATATACTGAGGCTCGGATGGCAAGAATAGCTGAAGAGCTTGTTAAGGATATCGATAAACATACTGTTGATTTTAGACCCAATTATGATGATTCTTTAAGTGAGCCTGAGGTTTTGCCAGCTGCTTTTCCATTTTTATTGGTAAACGGTTCTAGTGGAATTGCTGTTGGAATGGCAACAAATATGGCTCCACATAATTTGAAAGAGATTTGTGATGCTGTAGTTTATATGTTGGATAATGATAATGTGTCTATTAATGATTTAATTGCGATAGTTAAGGGACCAGATTTTCCGACAGCTGCTGAAATTATTTATAATGACAGTCTAATTAAGGCTTATATAACAGGTAAAGGCAGTATTGTTATTCGAGCTAAGTATCATATTGAGGAAAAATTAGAAGATCATTCTGCTATTATAATTACACAAATACCTTATGCTGTAAATAAATCTTCTCTGCTTATGAAAGTTGCATTATTGGCTAAAGAAGAAAGGCTAGAAGGTATCTCTGACATAAGGGATGAGTCGGATCGTGAGGGGATTAGAATTGTACTTGAGATTAAGAAAGGCTTTGATCCTCATGTTGTTATGAACTTGCTTTATGAGTATACTGACCTGAGGAAAAACTTTAGCATAAATAACTTGGCTCTTGTTGATGGAATTCCAAAGCAACTGAGTTTAGAAGAACTTTTATCTGAATTTATTAAATATAGAAAGGAAATTGTTAGAAGACGGGTAGAGTTTGACTTAAAGAAAGCAAGAGAAAAAGCTCATATTCTTGAAGGGTTAAATGTTGCTTTAAAAAATATCGATAAAGTGATAAAAATAATAAAGTCTTCTAGGGTTGTAAAGGATGCTAGGGAAACCATTATTAACGAATTTCATTTATCAGAAATTCAAGCTAACTCTATTCTTGATATGAAATTACATAGATTAACATCTCTTGAGATAGAAAAACTTGAAGAAGAGTTTACACTTATCTTAGGTTTAATAAAAGATTATGAAGATATTCTCTTAAACCCAGTTAGAATTGTTGATATTATAAGGAAAGAAATTATTAATTTAAGTTTAAAATTTGGTGATGAACGCCGAACAAAAATCATTTACGATGAGGAGGTTTTAAAAACTAGTATGTCAGATTTAATGCAGAGGGAAAATGTTATTGTTATGCTTACAAAACGAGGTTTTATTAAAAGAATCGTACAGGATGAGTATAAACTTCAAGGTATAGGTGGTAGGGGGCTTGGTTCTTTTGATTTGCAGGATGAAGACCAAGTTAATATTTCTTTATGTGTAAATACTCATGACTTTTTATTGATGATTTCAAATGAAGGAAAGCTTTATGTAATTAATGCTTATGAGATTAAGGATACTTCTAGATCTTCAAAAGGGCAAAATATCCGTGAACTTATTAATTTGGGAGAAACAGAAGAGATATTAACTATTAAAAACAGCAATGAATTATCTGTGGACAATTACTTATTAATAACAACTGCGAATGGGAAAATAGCTCGTATTGGAACAGAAGGCTTTAAGGCAATTAAATCAAGAGGAGTTATTATTATTAGGCTTGATGACAAGGATTTTGTTACAAGCGCTGAAATTGTTTCTGGGAATGAAAAAATCATTTGTATTTCTATGAGAGGAAATTCTTTTATATTTAATTCAAATGATATTAGACTTACAAATAGAGGCACTCAAGGTGTATTCGGTATGAAAGTAAAAGAGGGTGATATATTTATTAAGGCTTTAGGTGTAAGACAAGGATCCCATCTTTTAATTGTTTCTGAAAATGGTTATGGCAAGAGATTAGAAATCTCTAGATTGAGTACGCTTAAAAGAGGTGCTACTGGGTATGCTAGCTATAAGAAATCCGATGAAAAAGCAGGAGGGATTGTTGATGCTATTACAGTTTCACAAGATGATGAAATATTACTTGTAAGTAAGAGTTCAAAAGTTTTAAGGACATTAGTCGGTAAAATATCTGAACAAGGTAAAGATGCTAGAGGAATTCAGGTGATATCTCTTGATGAGGATAAGTTAGTGTCTGTTTCAAAATTTATTAAATGA
- a CDS encoding YigZ family protein produces the protein MMLIPKDSIHSKIEVKKSIFISYIFHVEKKEEINKILKEYKFKFKNATHVVYGFRIGNSISFINGMNDDKEPHLTAGKPTLDTILNNNLIDTLIITVRYFGGTLLGKGGLVKAYSRAAQEVINKSNLIEKEEMELLNLNLNYNQYSLLVRIKNRIGIKITDTSFLEKINTTIKFNIKDKEKILISLQENSLL, from the coding sequence GTGATGTTAATTCCTAAAGATAGTATTCATTCAAAAATTGAAGTAAAAAAGTCAATTTTCATATCATACATCTTTCATGTAGAGAAAAAAGAAGAAATAAATAAGATATTAAAAGAATATAAATTTAAATTCAAAAATGCAACTCATGTTGTTTATGGATTTAGAATTGGCAATTCAATTTCATTTATAAATGGGATGAACGATGATAAAGAGCCACACTTAACGGCAGGAAAACCCACACTAGACACTATATTAAACAACAATTTAATAGACACTCTAATTATTACAGTTCGCTATTTTGGAGGAACTCTACTAGGTAAAGGAGGCCTAGTTAAAGCATATTCTAGGGCAGCACAAGAAGTCATCAACAAATCAAACTTAATAGAAAAAGAAGAAATGGAACTATTAAATCTAAATTTAAACTATAATCAATACAGCTTACTTGTTCGTATAAAAAATAGGATAGGAATTAAAATTACAGACACAAGCTTTCTTGAAAAAATCAATACCACAATAAAATTCAACATAAAAGACAAAGAGAAGATCTTAATATCTTTACAAGAAAATTCCTTACTCTAA
- the gyrB gene encoding DNA topoisomerase (ATP-hydrolyzing) subunit B — MSYVASNIQVLKGLEAVRKRPGMYIGSVSINGLHHLVYEVVDNSIDEALAGFCDKIEVVINSDNSITVSDNGRGIPTDIHEEEGISALELVLTKLHSGGKFTKGIYKVSGGLHGVGISVVNALSCFLEVFVSRDGKVFRQTFSRGIPTSEVEIVGESSSRGTKVTFLADSEIFETLEYGFEVLSRRLRELAFLNDKIQISIEDKRLGQEKFLEFYFEGGIKAFVNYLTHNSRNIQSEPYFIEGFLDEVVVDVGLKWTEGYSENVLSFVNNINTREGGTHVAGFRSGLVKAMSEAFKNSKISKKDVPNLTLDDFKEGLTAVISIKVPEPQFEGQTKGKLGNSYVKKIVETIVHDGLLKIIDDNLLEIDSILDKAIRAARAREAARKARESERKKSAFESLALPGKLADCASKNPVEREIYIVEGDSAGGSAKMGRDRFFQAILPLWGKMLNVEKTTEDKVITNDKLIPIIASLGAGVGKNFYIGRLRYHKIIIMADADVDGSHIRTLLLTFFFRYMRDLIENGHIYIAMPPLYKVKYENRVHYFYDDLEKKSFLGSIESDKRDKVSLQRYKGLGEMNPTQLWETTMNPATRKMKLIEIDDAMQAERMFVTLMGDDVEPRREFIEQNALDVANLDV, encoded by the coding sequence ATGAGTTATGTTGCTAGTAATATTCAAGTTTTAAAGGGACTTGAAGCTGTTAGAAAAAGACCCGGTATGTATATTGGATCTGTTTCAATTAATGGCTTGCATCACTTGGTTTATGAGGTGGTTGACAATAGTATTGATGAGGCTTTAGCTGGGTTTTGTGATAAAATAGAGGTTGTTATTAATTCAGATAATTCTATAACAGTCAGTGATAATGGTAGAGGAATTCCTACAGACATTCATGAAGAAGAAGGAATTAGTGCGCTTGAACTTGTTTTAACTAAACTACATTCTGGAGGAAAATTTACCAAAGGTATTTATAAGGTTTCTGGTGGGCTTCATGGTGTTGGAATTTCGGTTGTTAATGCTTTATCATGTTTTTTAGAGGTTTTTGTTAGTAGAGACGGGAAAGTTTTTAGGCAAACTTTTTCAAGAGGTATTCCAACATCTGAAGTTGAAATTGTTGGAGAAAGCTCCTCTAGGGGAACTAAAGTTACTTTTTTAGCCGATTCTGAGATTTTTGAAACTTTGGAATATGGTTTTGAAGTTCTTTCAAGGAGACTCAGAGAACTTGCATTTTTAAATGATAAAATACAGATTTCAATCGAAGATAAACGGTTGGGACAAGAGAAATTTTTAGAATTTTACTTTGAAGGTGGAATTAAAGCTTTTGTAAATTATTTAACACATAACAGTAGAAATATTCAAAGTGAACCTTATTTTATTGAGGGATTTTTGGATGAAGTTGTTGTTGATGTTGGATTGAAGTGGACCGAAGGATACTCTGAAAATGTTTTATCTTTTGTGAACAATATCAATACTAGAGAGGGTGGAACTCATGTTGCTGGTTTCAGGAGTGGTCTTGTTAAGGCAATGAGTGAAGCTTTTAAAAATTCAAAGATAAGCAAAAAGGATGTTCCTAATCTTACATTAGATGATTTTAAAGAAGGGTTAACAGCAGTAATTTCTATTAAGGTTCCAGAACCTCAATTTGAAGGTCAAACCAAGGGAAAATTAGGTAATTCTTATGTAAAGAAGATTGTTGAAACTATTGTACATGATGGACTTTTGAAAATTATTGATGATAATCTTTTAGAAATAGACTCTATTCTTGATAAGGCAATAAGGGCGGCGCGTGCTCGTGAGGCTGCTAGGAAAGCAAGAGAATCTGAGAGGAAGAAAAGTGCTTTTGAAAGCTTGGCATTACCTGGCAAATTGGCAGATTGTGCTTCTAAAAATCCTGTTGAGAGAGAGATTTATATTGTAGAAGGTGATTCTGCTGGGGGGAGTGCAAAAATGGGAAGAGATAGGTTTTTTCAGGCTATCTTACCATTGTGGGGGAAAATGCTTAATGTTGAGAAGACGACAGAAGATAAGGTTATTACAAATGATAAGCTTATTCCAATAATTGCATCTCTTGGTGCTGGTGTTGGAAAGAATTTTTATATTGGAAGACTTCGTTATCATAAGATTATTATTATGGCTGATGCTGATGTTGATGGATCTCATATTAGAACGTTACTTTTAACTTTTTTCTTTCGTTACATGAGAGATTTAATTGAAAATGGTCATATATACATAGCTATGCCACCTCTTTATAAGGTTAAATATGAAAATCGAGTACATTATTTTTATGATGATTTAGAGAAAAAATCTTTTTTGGGGTCAATTGAGAGTGATAAGAGAGATAAGGTTAGTCTTCAAAGATATAAGGGTCTTGGTGAGATGAACCCTACTCAACTTTGGGAAACTACTATGAATCCTGCTACTAGAAAGATGAAATTAATAGAAATAGATGATGCTATGCAGGCTGAGAGAATGTTTGTTACTCTTATGGGAGATGATGTTGAACCTAGAAGAGAATTTATTGAGCAAAATGCGCTTGATGTGGCAAATCTAGATGTGTGA
- the dnaA gene encoding chromosomal replication initiator protein DnaA, whose amino-acid sequence MQEGKNIWSLILTAIRKEVPEEEFYIWFENLYFIDADNENIKISVPNSFHKNQVEKRFSKRIKEILLDQGYSKANVEFINPQNDSNVNSIESKPPPLKENSISQDSLKKRTASQTYIKNATENAKKYFTKEEIHIKYRNPFLKKKYIFENFITGSNNKLAYNASLSIAKNPGKKYNPCLIYGGVGLGKTHLLQSIGNKAEELHKELKILYVTAENFLNEFVESIKTNETKKFKKKYRHLDMLLLDDIHDLQKKEGIQEELFHTFNALYEDNKQMVFTCDRQPSDLINFTDRLKSRFTRGLNVDISKPNFELRVAIIEKKAEEDGIKVPKNILNLVAKKVTTNIRDLEAAVTKLKAHIDLEDIEIDINIVDKIIKEIITYQKEYTNIHNKISIETIKKVILRELKLTNKDIEGNSKKPEITKARHIYAYLLRNFTELSTIEIGKIIGGKTHSTVLYSINKIDKERSNDLEINNLIIELMNKINKN is encoded by the coding sequence ATGCAAGAGGGAAAAAACATCTGGAGCTTAATTTTAACAGCAATAAGAAAAGAGGTTCCTGAGGAAGAATTTTATATATGGTTTGAAAACTTGTATTTCATAGATGCTGATAACGAGAATATAAAAATATCTGTCCCAAATTCCTTTCATAAAAATCAAGTAGAAAAAAGATTTTCTAAAAGAATAAAAGAAATTCTTTTAGATCAAGGCTATAGTAAAGCTAATGTCGAATTTATAAACCCACAAAATGACTCTAATGTTAACAGCATAGAATCAAAACCTCCCCCATTAAAAGAGAACTCCATATCACAAGATTCACTTAAAAAAAGAACGGCCTCTCAAACTTATATCAAAAATGCCACAGAAAACGCAAAGAAATATTTTACTAAAGAAGAAATTCATATAAAATATAGAAATCCTTTTCTTAAAAAGAAATATATATTTGAAAATTTCATTACAGGATCAAATAATAAACTTGCATATAATGCAAGTTTATCAATTGCAAAAAATCCTGGTAAGAAATACAATCCATGCCTAATTTATGGTGGAGTTGGTCTTGGTAAAACACATTTGCTTCAAAGTATAGGAAACAAAGCAGAAGAATTACATAAAGAACTTAAAATACTTTACGTAACTGCTGAGAATTTTTTAAATGAATTTGTAGAAAGCATAAAAACAAACGAAACAAAAAAATTCAAGAAGAAATATAGACATTTAGATATGCTATTATTAGACGATATTCATGATTTACAGAAAAAAGAAGGGATACAAGAAGAACTTTTTCATACTTTCAATGCTCTTTATGAAGACAACAAACAAATGGTATTTACATGCGACAGGCAACCCTCAGACCTCATAAATTTTACAGATAGATTAAAAAGCAGATTTACTAGAGGATTAAATGTCGATATATCAAAGCCGAATTTTGAACTAAGAGTAGCAATTATAGAAAAAAAAGCAGAAGAGGATGGAATCAAAGTTCCAAAAAACATTTTAAACTTAGTTGCTAAAAAGGTTACCACAAATATAAGAGATCTTGAAGCTGCTGTAACAAAACTAAAAGCCCACATAGATCTTGAAGATATAGAAATTGACATTAACATAGTAGATAAAATTATTAAAGAGATAATAACTTACCAGAAAGAGTATACCAATATACATAATAAAATAAGCATTGAAACCATAAAAAAAGTCATATTAAGGGAATTAAAACTTACAAATAAGGACATTGAAGGCAATAGCAAAAAACCTGAAATCACAAAAGCAAGACACATTTATGCTTACCTTCTTAGGAATTTTACAGAGCTTTCAACAATTGAAATAGGAAAAATCATCGGAGGAAAAACCCACTCAACAGTACTTTATTCAATAAATAAGATAGATAAAGAAAGAAGTAATGACTTAGAAATTAACAATTTAATCATAGAACTTATGAACAAAATCAACAAAAATTAA
- a CDS encoding ParB/RepB/Spo0J family partition protein gives MKEILKMVDIELLDVDKSQPRKSIGLTELEELSVSIKENGILQPIVVFNNNGRYNLIIGERRFRAAKLADMRQIPVIEIGTNRKNQDFMSLIENIQRENLTPVEEAYAYKNLMNKHSLTQKALSEKIGKNRTHIANLVRILELEQEILNSLHKKEISLGHAKVLLSLKDNQDRYTLYILIIKRKLSVRDAENYVKNFDKSIDNKLEMLRDPFLSSVKEFLVSRIQTKINIKGSKEKGKIEISYFTSSDLKRIISIFENIK, from the coding sequence ATGAAAGAGATTCTTAAAATGGTAGATATTGAACTTTTAGATGTAGATAAGTCTCAACCTAGAAAGTCTATTGGTCTTACTGAACTTGAAGAGTTAAGTGTCTCTATAAAAGAGAATGGGATATTGCAGCCCATTGTTGTTTTTAATAATAATGGAAGGTATAACCTAATAATAGGTGAGAGAAGATTTAGGGCCGCTAAACTAGCCGATATGAGACAAATTCCTGTTATAGAGATAGGGACAAATAGAAAAAACCAAGATTTTATGTCTTTAATTGAAAACATTCAAAGGGAAAATTTAACACCTGTTGAGGAGGCATATGCTTATAAAAATCTTATGAATAAACATTCTTTGACCCAAAAAGCTTTATCTGAAAAAATAGGTAAAAATAGAACTCATATCGCTAATTTAGTTAGAATTTTAGAACTTGAGCAGGAAATTTTAAATTCTTTACATAAAAAAGAAATATCTTTAGGACATGCCAAGGTTTTATTATCATTAAAGGATAATCAGGATAGATATACTCTTTATATTTTAATAATTAAAAGGAAATTGTCCGTTAGAGATGCTGAAAATTATGTTAAGAATTTTGATAAATCTATTGATAATAAATTGGAAATGTTAAGGGATCCTTTTTTAAGCAGTGTTAAAGAATTTTTAGTAAGTAGAATACAAACTAAAATAAATATTAAGGGGAGTAAGGAAAAAGGGAAAATAGAAATAAGCTATTTTACATCTTCTGATTTAAAAAGAATTATCTCTATCTTTGAGAACATTAAGTAA